Proteins from a genomic interval of Vanessa atalanta chromosome 28, ilVanAtal1.2, whole genome shotgun sequence:
- the LOC125074862 gene encoding uncharacterized protein LOC125074862, with the protein METAADVWRIKLLTRKNKEIDETRRKSNVDVIERKFSKVFSCTSCRYTKSKTCGSTEEGLMCKKPPPIPDHSFASLKQILSEDCSNCCGTVIEFFKEAFKTIQGYPKTRVCDILADMSDYLLAIASDCVLLLRRCFHCFMSAK; encoded by the exons ATGGAGACTGCGGCTGATGTTTGGAGAATAAAG ctACTTACACGAAAGAACAAAGAAATCGACGAAACGAGAAGAAAATCAAACGTCGACGTTATCGAGAGAAAGTTCTCGAAGGTATTTTCGTGTACGTCATGTCGCTACACCAAATCCAAGACGTGCGGCAGTACAGAGGAGGGCTTGATGTGCAAGAAGCCGCCTCCGATCCCCGATCACTCCTTCGCTAGCCTCAAACAAATCCTCAGCGAGGACTGCTCCAACTGTTGCGGCACCGTTATTGAATTCTTCAAAGAAGCGTTCAAGACTATTCAGGGGTACCCCAAAACTCGGGTGTGCGATATCCTCGCTGATATGAGTGATTACCTCCTCGCAATAGCCAGTGATTGCGTTCTGTTGTTGAGAAGATGTTTTCACTGTTTTATGTCTGCtaaataa